A section of the Hirschia baltica ATCC 49814 genome encodes:
- a CDS encoding pentapeptide repeat-containing protein → MKRALIAVALTTFIGLPAFAQDASQIATVKQGAASCVGCNLFQADFSMDDLSGKNLSGSRLRQSNLEVATLDKANLSKADLSVANLFGVRMQGTNLKNANLKDATLVGGWFGGADFTGANLDGAILSGAYLKTARGLTQAQLATAHCDASTELPKGLSPNMCKR, encoded by the coding sequence ATGAAACGCGCTCTTATTGCTGTTGCACTGACAACTTTTATTGGTCTTCCTGCTTTCGCACAGGACGCGAGCCAGATCGCTACCGTAAAACAAGGTGCTGCTAGCTGCGTTGGATGCAATTTATTCCAAGCAGATTTTTCTATGGATGATCTTTCTGGCAAAAACCTAAGCGGTTCGCGGCTGCGTCAATCCAACCTTGAAGTCGCCACTTTAGACAAAGCTAATCTGTCTAAAGCTGACCTAAGTGTTGCGAATTTATTTGGTGTGCGTATGCAGGGCACTAATCTAAAGAATGCAAACCTAAAAGATGCAACGCTTGTTGGTGGCTGGTTCGGCGGTGCTGATTTTACAGGCGCAAATCTTGATGGCGCAATACTTTCAGGTGCTTACCTAAAAACAGCCAGAGGCCTGACACAAGCACAGTTAGCAACAGCGCATTGCGACGCTTCTACTGAGCTTCCCAAAGGCTTAAGCCCCAATATGTGCAAACGATAA
- the aspS gene encoding aspartate--tRNA ligase, with protein sequence MHAYRTHTCGQLRSEHVGETVRISGWVHRKRDHGGLLFIDLRDHYGLTQCVVQPDNAHFATLERIRVESVVSITGNVVARSEETANESLDTGAIEVVISDLEVQSAADELPLPVFGEPDYPEEIRLKHRYLDLRRETLHKNIMLRSNVITSLRERMKAQNFTEYQTPILTASSPEGARDFLVPSRMHPNKFYALPQAPQQFKQLMMVSGFDRYFQIAPCFRDEDLRADRSLEFYQLDIEMSFVTQEDVFASIEPVMHGVFEEFSGDKTVTPAPFPRIPYLEAMAKYGSDKPDLRNPIELGDVTEFFVDDSKTGFGIFAKIIAGGGKVIAIPAPKAAAEKSRKFFDEMDKWAKKEMQAPGLGYARLKEADGGGIDSQDPVLKNFEPAHLAAMLEQLGLEAGDGIFFSAGKKTDAYKLAGAARLKVGEELDIVEKDIFKFCWIVDFPMYEWDEDNKKVDFSHNPFSMPQGGLEVLEAADTDEKKLEILAYQYDIVCNGTELSSGAIRNHRPDIMIKAFELAGYGPEVVEEEFGGMLNAFRYGAPPHGGIAPGIDRMVMLLAEADNIRDVIMFPMNQQGQDLLLGAPSVAENSQLRELSLRLVPVENK encoded by the coding sequence ATGCACGCTTACCGTACGCACACATGCGGCCAACTAAGATCCGAACATGTAGGTGAAACCGTACGCATTAGCGGTTGGGTTCATCGTAAGCGCGACCATGGAGGTCTGTTATTTATAGACTTACGCGATCATTATGGTCTGACGCAATGCGTAGTTCAGCCAGATAATGCGCATTTTGCCACTTTAGAACGAATTCGTGTCGAAAGTGTCGTGTCTATTACAGGTAATGTGGTCGCACGTTCTGAAGAAACTGCCAATGAGTCACTTGATACAGGTGCTATTGAGGTCGTCATTAGCGATCTTGAAGTGCAATCTGCAGCAGATGAACTGCCGCTTCCTGTGTTTGGGGAGCCAGATTACCCAGAAGAGATTCGTTTAAAGCATCGTTATTTAGATTTGCGTCGCGAGACTTTGCACAAAAATATCATGCTGCGTTCAAATGTGATCACATCTTTACGTGAGCGTATGAAGGCGCAGAACTTTACAGAATACCAAACACCGATTTTGACGGCTTCCAGCCCTGAAGGTGCGCGTGACTTCTTGGTGCCTTCTCGTATGCACCCAAACAAGTTTTATGCGCTTCCGCAGGCTCCGCAACAGTTTAAACAGCTCATGATGGTGTCTGGGTTTGATCGTTATTTCCAAATCGCGCCTTGTTTCCGAGATGAAGATTTGCGTGCTGATCGTTCTTTGGAATTTTATCAGCTCGACATTGAGATGAGCTTTGTAACACAGGAAGATGTATTTGCGTCTATTGAGCCTGTTATGCACGGCGTATTTGAAGAATTTTCTGGCGACAAGACTGTAACGCCAGCTCCATTCCCACGTATTCCTTATCTTGAGGCGATGGCGAAATACGGATCTGACAAACCAGATCTTCGTAACCCAATCGAACTTGGCGACGTAACAGAATTCTTCGTCGATGACAGCAAAACTGGTTTTGGTATTTTTGCTAAAATCATTGCTGGCGGTGGTAAAGTTATTGCCATTCCAGCGCCGAAAGCAGCTGCTGAGAAATCTCGTAAATTCTTCGACGAGATGGACAAATGGGCCAAAAAAGAAATGCAAGCACCTGGACTTGGTTATGCACGTCTTAAAGAGGCAGATGGCGGCGGTATTGATAGCCAAGACCCTGTGCTGAAGAATTTTGAGCCTGCTCACCTTGCTGCAATGCTTGAGCAATTGGGACTTGAAGCAGGAGATGGAATTTTCTTCTCCGCTGGTAAGAAAACAGATGCATACAAACTGGCGGGTGCTGCGCGTCTTAAAGTTGGTGAAGAGCTAGATATTGTAGAAAAAGATATCTTTAAATTCTGCTGGATTGTCGATTTCCCAATGTATGAATGGGACGAAGACAACAAGAAAGTGGACTTCTCGCACAACCCATTCTCTATGCCACAAGGTGGTTTAGAAGTGTTGGAGGCTGCGGATACTGACGAGAAGAAACTCGAAATTCTAGCTTACCAATACGATATTGTTTGTAACGGAACAGAGCTTTCTTCTGGTGCTATTCGTAACCACCGTCCAGACATTATGATCAAAGCCTTTGAACTTGCCGGTTATGGGCCAGAGGTCGTTGAAGAAGAGTTTGGCGGCATGCTGAATGCATTCAGATATGGTGCGCCTCCACACGGCGGAATTGCACCGGGAATTGACCGTATGGTGATGCTATTGGCTGAAGCTGATAATATTCGTGATGTGATTATGTTCCCAATGAATCAACAAGGACAAGACCTATTGCTAGGTGCTCCGTCTGTTGCGGAAAACTCTCAGCTGAGAGAACTTTCGTTGCGCTTGGTGCCAGTAGAAAATAAATAA